The following proteins are encoded in a genomic region of Falsibacillus pallidus:
- a CDS encoding restriction endonuclease subunit S, with the protein MNKYPSYIDSGKEWLREIPSHWGLSKVKYIGDYINGYAFKPTEWSDTGLKIIRIQNLTDRNANFNYYSGRKISDKYLIKKGDILLSWSASLGVHFWMQEEALLNQHIFKVIPNEKLVEKNFYYWLAKCFINEMEKDTHGSTMTHLTKDKFGSFEVPLPPLSEQSQIADFLKDQIEKIDNIILKQQQVIERMKEYRISLITEIITKGLQRNVPMKKSNVPWIGDIPEHWEIKKFKHKFYIKKEINQEKDPVVLSLTQKGLKIKDLTSNEGQHADNYSKYQRVELKDFVMNMMDLLTGWVDSSPYEGVTSPDYRVFVQKNKEECHDYYLYYFKICYLSKIFFGHGQGVSTLGRWRLQTDVFKNFPIMIPPIQEQFEIVKYIEEKTSNIDSLIDKIDGFIRNAEVYKKALIFEVVTGKIDVRNYKKSIMEVK; encoded by the coding sequence ATGAATAAGTATCCTTCCTATATTGATTCAGGAAAAGAGTGGTTAAGGGAAATCCCGAGTCACTGGGGTTTATCCAAAGTTAAATACATAGGAGATTATATTAACGGTTATGCCTTTAAGCCAACGGAATGGTCTGATACTGGGCTTAAAATCATCAGAATTCAAAACCTTACTGATAGAAATGCAAATTTTAATTATTATTCGGGAAGAAAAATTAGCGATAAATATTTGATAAAAAAGGGAGATATATTACTATCTTGGTCTGCTAGCTTAGGTGTGCACTTTTGGATGCAAGAAGAAGCGTTATTAAATCAACATATTTTTAAAGTAATACCAAATGAAAAGTTGGTTGAGAAAAACTTTTATTATTGGTTAGCAAAATGTTTTATTAACGAAATGGAGAAAGATACGCACGGATCAACAATGACACATCTTACTAAAGATAAGTTTGGTTCCTTTGAAGTACCTCTTCCTCCGCTTTCTGAACAAAGTCAAATTGCTGATTTTCTTAAAGACCAAATAGAAAAAATAGATAATATTATTTTAAAGCAGCAACAGGTTATTGAAAGAATGAAGGAATATCGAATTTCTTTGATTACGGAAATTATAACAAAAGGACTCCAAAGAAATGTCCCGATGAAAAAGAGTAATGTACCGTGGATAGGTGACATTCCAGAGCATTGGGAAATTAAGAAATTTAAGCATAAATTCTATATTAAAAAGGAAATCAATCAAGAAAAGGATCCCGTTGTACTATCCCTTACCCAAAAGGGGTTGAAAATAAAAGACTTAACAAGCAATGAAGGTCAACACGCAGACAACTACTCAAAATATCAAAGAGTTGAACTTAAAGATTTTGTTATGAATATGATGGACTTGTTAACAGGATGGGTTGATAGTTCGCCATATGAAGGAGTAACAAGCCCGGATTATCGGGTATTTGTACAAAAAAATAAAGAAGAATGTCATGATTACTATTTATATTACTTTAAAATATGTTATTTAAGTAAAATTTTCTTTGGTCATGGACAGGGTGTATCAACTTTAGGAAGATGGAGATTACAGACTGATGTGTTTAAGAATTTCCCAATAATGATACCTCCAATACAGGAACAATTTGAGATAGTAAAATATATTGAAGAGAAGACAAGTAACATTGATTCACTTATTGATAAAATTGATGGTTTTATAAGAAATGCAGAAGTATATAAAAAAGCTTTAATTTTTGAAGTTGTTACTGGAAAAATTGATGTTCGGAATTATAAAAAATCAATAATGGAGGTGAAGTAA
- a CDS encoding type I restriction-modification system subunit M: MEILKNNEFVNFIWKNAEILRGPYKKEEYRDVILPLSVLRRFDSLLEPTKKEVLEKAKSIKHDAILNRITGYDFNNTSPFDFQTLLKDPDNIAANLRNYIQGYSTNVRVIFERFDFEDEIKKMDEHNLLYSVIQLFASMDLSVEKVSNIQMGYIFEELIRRFSENAEAGDHYTPREVIKLMVNLLLNEDQSELMKEGKIVQIGDFACGTGGMLSEATEYIKELNPNTQVEVFGQEINPKSYAIACADLLIKGQNAGQIAFGNSLTEETDGHKGLQVRYSLMNPPFGVDWKHYSSSILEEHEEKGESGRYGAGIPRTSDGSLLFLQHMVSKMKKDELGSRMAIIFNGSPLFTGDAGSGESEVRRWLIENDLLEAIVALPDQLFYNTGIPTYIWILSNRKNGDLKKGAVRKGKIQLLDASNYFTRMRKNMGNKRNEITQSQIDEITRIYGEFKENEYCKIFDLDDFGFKKITVERPLKLNFRISEERIKNLYTEAAFSKLFNEETYLELKTKKEKKASDLKKIKALEEGKSLQDSIVAQLTENTSSAIYFNREEFLNVLKPLLSNIPEVKGSLLKAIYMGLSERDENAEECRDKKGNVESDPSLRDTESVPLKQDIYKYFEQEVLPHVSDAWIDESKTKVGYEIPFTRIFYKYQPLPSSVEIKKDMRKMEQEILLLMEGLLNE; the protein is encoded by the coding sequence ATGGAAATCTTAAAAAATAACGAATTTGTTAATTTCATATGGAAAAATGCTGAAATATTACGTGGTCCATACAAAAAAGAAGAATATCGAGATGTTATATTACCATTGAGTGTACTACGTCGTTTCGACTCATTACTGGAACCGACAAAGAAAGAAGTATTAGAAAAAGCAAAGTCAATAAAGCATGATGCAATATTAAATAGAATAACTGGATACGATTTCAATAATACGAGTCCTTTTGATTTTCAGACTTTATTGAAAGATCCTGATAACATAGCTGCTAATTTACGTAATTACATACAAGGTTATTCAACAAATGTACGCGTAATTTTTGAAAGGTTTGATTTTGAAGATGAAATAAAAAAAATGGATGAGCATAACTTGCTATACAGTGTTATTCAATTATTCGCAAGTATGGACCTGAGTGTTGAAAAAGTGTCCAATATACAAATGGGTTACATATTTGAAGAACTAATTCGACGTTTCTCTGAAAATGCTGAAGCTGGTGACCATTATACTCCTCGTGAGGTTATTAAATTAATGGTAAATCTACTTTTGAATGAAGATCAGTCCGAGTTGATGAAAGAGGGGAAAATAGTTCAAATAGGAGATTTTGCATGTGGAACAGGTGGTATGTTATCTGAAGCAACTGAGTACATCAAGGAATTAAATCCAAATACACAAGTAGAAGTTTTCGGACAGGAAATAAACCCAAAATCATATGCAATTGCTTGTGCAGATTTACTAATTAAGGGTCAAAACGCAGGACAGATTGCTTTTGGAAACTCGCTAACTGAAGAAACTGACGGTCACAAAGGTTTACAGGTTCGTTACTCGTTAATGAATCCCCCATTTGGAGTAGATTGGAAGCATTACAGTTCTTCAATTTTAGAAGAACATGAGGAAAAAGGGGAATCAGGAAGATATGGAGCTGGTATTCCTAGGACATCAGATGGATCCCTTTTATTCTTACAGCACATGGTTTCAAAAATGAAAAAAGATGAACTTGGAAGTAGAATGGCAATCATCTTTAATGGTTCCCCTTTGTTTACTGGTGATGCTGGGAGCGGTGAAAGTGAGGTTCGCCGTTGGTTAATCGAAAATGATTTATTAGAAGCTATAGTCGCATTACCTGACCAATTATTCTATAACACAGGAATTCCAACGTATATCTGGATATTATCTAATAGAAAAAACGGTGATTTAAAAAAAGGGGCAGTTCGTAAAGGCAAGATACAACTTCTCGATGCGAGTAATTATTTTACTAGAATGAGAAAAAACATGGGTAACAAACGAAACGAAATCACACAAAGTCAGATAGATGAAATTACTAGAATTTATGGAGAGTTTAAAGAAAATGAATATTGTAAGATATTTGATTTAGATGATTTTGGTTTCAAAAAAATAACAGTAGAACGACCGTTAAAACTGAACTTTAGGATATCAGAAGAGCGTATCAAAAATCTATATACTGAAGCTGCCTTTTCTAAGCTTTTCAATGAGGAAACCTATTTAGAGCTAAAAACAAAAAAAGAAAAAAAAGCTAGCGATCTTAAGAAAATTAAAGCCCTTGAAGAAGGGAAAAGTTTACAAGATAGTATAGTTGCACAATTAACTGAAAATACCTCGAGCGCTATTTATTTTAACAGGGAAGAGTTTTTAAATGTGTTAAAGCCTCTGCTATCAAATATACCAGAAGTAAAAGGGTCGCTCCTAAAAGCGATTTATATGGGGTTAAGCGAAAGAGATGAAAATGCTGAAGAGTGTAGAGATAAAAAAGGCAATGTTGAGTCCGATCCATCGTTAAGGGATACAGAAAGTGTACCTTTAAAGCAAGATATATATAAATATTTTGAACAAGAAGTATTGCCACATGTATCAGATGCATGGATAGATGAAAGCAAAACAAAAGTTGGTTACGAGATACCATTTACTAGAATCTTCTACAAATATCAACCTTTACCTTCATCAGTAGAAATTAAAAAAGATATGCGTAAAATGGAACAAGAAATCCTATTATTAATGGAGGGGTTATTGAATGAATAA
- a CDS encoding recombinase family protein has protein sequence MKLGYARVSTDDQDMLMQIEALKAAGVKEENIYKEHLSGMKKDRPELNKLLDYAREGDEIVVFKLDRISRSLKHLEELVEEFEKRGIEFISLHEKIDTNSASGKLFFRMMGAIAEFERDIISERTKEQLAAKKKNGVKLGRPTVDTEKLEMAFALYESKRFSVAEITKKTGVSRTTLYDYLRNRPVS, from the coding sequence ATGAAGCTAGGTTACGCACGTGTGTCAACTGATGATCAGGACATGCTCATGCAAATAGAAGCGCTTAAAGCAGCCGGGGTTAAAGAAGAAAACATTTATAAAGAACACTTATCCGGAATGAAGAAGGATAGACCGGAATTGAATAAACTACTTGATTATGCTCGTGAGGGTGATGAAATCGTTGTATTTAAGCTCGATCGAATCAGCCGTAGCTTAAAGCATCTAGAAGAGCTCGTTGAAGAGTTTGAAAAGCGAGGAATTGAATTCATCTCCCTTCATGAAAAAATTGATACAAACAGTGCTTCGGGTAAATTATTTTTTCGTATGATGGGAGCAATCGCTGAATTTGAGCGAGATATCATATCTGAACGTACAAAAGAGCAACTTGCAGCTAAGAAGAAAAACGGTGTTAAACTTGGGCGTCCAACTGTCGATACTGAAAAATTAGAAATGGCATTTGCATTATATGAATCAAAACGCTTTTCGGTTGCTGAAATTACAAAGAAAACTGGCGTTAGCCGAACCACACTTTATGATTATTTAAGAAATCGTCCTGTAAGTTAG
- a CDS encoding helix-turn-helix domain-containing protein has protein sequence MPFDYLLEKELGLAPKLEPKFANIDDDEMLTPNEVAVLIGLSSISVRRMCREGKIDSYQYNRKYAISGRSLKEFVFRSVKRTKSVREALSS, from the coding sequence ATGCCTTTTGATTACCTACTTGAAAAAGAATTGGGTTTAGCGCCTAAGCTAGAGCCCAAATTCGCAAACATCGACGACGATGAAATGCTAACTCCAAACGAAGTTGCTGTTTTAATTGGACTTAGTTCGATCAGCGTTAGAAGAATGTGCCGAGAGGGAAAAATCGATTCCTATCAGTATAATAGAAAATATGCTATTTCCGGAAGAAGCTTGAAGGAATTTGTTTTCAGATCTGTTAAACGAACAAAATCAGTAAGGGAAGCTTTAAGCAGTTGA
- a CDS encoding site-specific integrase, translating to MKKVRSLLEISVDELNISKQTIDLLLNFGILSIGELLSTPTKTLKEKLGLGNDAIVKLRYEAKLLADKYGLSFEKLQEKYGELTTIDKALRELGVFSVGELSEVLMNKSPYKNSFFKVGKDIAPPLKGTNGGVKNYVIFNQLKKHVEEIKQNYASISEIEKETGFVLKYYSANGTLNPARLTNSLWNKQWIINNYNDFRDKSMGNKKTPYYDFLTKQQQNLIDEYLNHRSEYDISYRRTEFVNQFITESAAEVHRKSLTRFFFKMICARCGINISYDERNRKIIEPTQEEMEKFDPEVLDLKNIISQDIKVISHGLMPSTRSDVRNHIRAFIIFLLYKKRLELEEKEFETSVDDYKGWRQLEKWEDHIFNAINTYLPPNGTKKIVNTQTSLFLKRNQMIGIYKTLMENKNGIFPKPLKFAAMIMISFFGVIRPNELRQMRIEKHLDIDKSTGLMKLKEIEGAKFGAIWITKDISKKQLSPSPDYGTLIPEKAVKLINRYLLWLYKKTPQSIGQGFLFRPDEYKPDEPYSVSNTLYGWLRKYKGCFADYLSPHEIKHFSSYDMRHTGNNIIVKETIIHDDPVLNDQKQMVAMWHCRHKPVTINEKHYTAKTELEIYAGVLKHAYDFPWGLDELEEWENKMLNRPAKNQKILENADIKPILSSAEKAQLDNYDEIISSLQSEAKKLTDIKYCEENGITPEKRVQSYKELQTKLKKLQLERESILEVG from the coding sequence ATGAAAAAAGTACGATCATTACTTGAAATATCTGTGGATGAGTTGAACATTTCGAAACAAACTATAGATTTACTTCTTAATTTCGGTATACTTTCGATCGGTGAATTATTGTCTACACCAACAAAAACTCTTAAAGAAAAGTTGGGTCTCGGAAACGATGCCATTGTTAAATTAAGATATGAAGCTAAATTGCTAGCCGATAAGTATGGTTTGTCGTTTGAAAAACTACAAGAAAAATATGGAGAACTTACTACCATTGATAAAGCCTTGAGGGAGCTGGGCGTTTTTTCAGTCGGAGAATTATCTGAAGTTTTAATGAATAAGTCACCTTACAAAAACTCTTTTTTTAAAGTTGGAAAAGACATCGCGCCTCCTCTAAAAGGAACGAATGGTGGAGTAAAAAACTATGTTATTTTTAATCAATTAAAAAAACATGTTGAAGAAATTAAACAAAATTATGCTTCTATTTCTGAAATTGAAAAGGAAACAGGTTTTGTTTTGAAATATTACAGTGCTAACGGCACTTTAAATCCTGCTCGACTGACAAATTCCCTATGGAACAAACAATGGATAATTAATAATTATAACGATTTTCGTGATAAATCGATGGGGAACAAGAAAACACCTTATTACGATTTTTTAACTAAACAACAACAAAATTTAATCGATGAGTATTTAAATCATCGTTCAGAATATGATATCTCCTATAGAAGAACAGAATTTGTCAATCAATTTATAACTGAATCAGCAGCTGAAGTTCATCGGAAATCTCTCACTCGCTTCTTTTTCAAAATGATTTGTGCAAGGTGTGGCATCAATATTTCATACGATGAGAGAAACAGAAAAATTATTGAACCGACACAAGAAGAAATGGAGAAATTCGATCCAGAAGTATTAGATTTAAAAAATATAATATCTCAAGATATTAAGGTTATTTCTCATGGTTTAATGCCGTCGACTCGTTCCGATGTTCGAAACCACATCAGAGCATTCATCATTTTCCTTCTGTATAAGAAACGCTTAGAACTGGAAGAGAAAGAATTTGAAACAAGTGTTGATGATTATAAAGGATGGCGGCAGTTAGAAAAATGGGAGGACCATATTTTCAATGCAATAAACACTTATCTCCCTCCTAACGGCACCAAAAAAATTGTTAATACTCAAACGTCTCTTTTCTTAAAAAGAAATCAAATGATAGGGATATATAAAACATTAATGGAAAATAAAAACGGCATTTTCCCTAAACCTTTAAAATTTGCTGCAATGATCATGATCTCGTTCTTTGGTGTTATTCGACCTAACGAATTAAGACAGATGAGAATTGAAAAACACCTTGATATCGATAAAAGCACTGGTTTGATGAAATTAAAAGAAATTGAAGGTGCGAAATTCGGCGCCATTTGGATAACTAAAGATATTAGCAAAAAACAGCTAAGTCCATCTCCAGATTATGGTACTTTAATTCCGGAAAAAGCTGTAAAACTGATAAATCGTTATCTATTATGGCTTTACAAAAAAACTCCTCAGTCGATTGGGCAAGGATTTTTATTTAGACCGGACGAATATAAACCTGATGAACCTTATTCTGTTTCAAACACCTTATATGGCTGGCTGAGGAAATATAAAGGATGCTTTGCAGATTATTTGTCTCCTCATGAAATCAAACACTTTAGTTCCTACGATATGAGGCATACTGGAAACAATATTATTGTAAAAGAAACAATTATTCACGATGACCCTGTGTTAAACGATCAAAAACAAATGGTTGCGATGTGGCATTGCCGCCACAAACCTGTAACTATTAATGAAAAACACTATACAGCTAAAACTGAGCTAGAGATTTATGCAGGTGTATTAAAACATGCCTATGATTTCCCTTGGGGTTTAGATGAATTAGAAGAGTGGGAGAATAAAATGCTTAATCGACCAGCGAAAAATCAAAAGATTCTAGAAAATGCTGACATTAAACCAATTTTATCTTCTGCTGAAAAAGCACAATTAGACAATTACGACGAGATTATTTCATCTTTACAATCAGAAGCAAAGAAATTAACTGATATTAAATATTGTGAAGAAAATGGGATTACTCCGGAAAAACGTGTTCAATCTTACAAAGAACTTCAAACCAAGTTGAAAAAATTACAACTAGAAAGAGAGTCAATTTTGGAGGTTGGATAA